From the genome of Populus trichocarpa isolate Nisqually-1 chromosome 15, P.trichocarpa_v4.1, whole genome shotgun sequence, one region includes:
- the LOC7453859 gene encoding plant intracellular Ras-group-related LRR protein 7, which translates to MGCCASQNVDSKASRIARWRSTGIVAFRDAKLKAFPDEVLDLDKAVRTLDLTHNKLVDIPMEISKLINLQRLVLADNLVERLPMNLGKLQSLKVMTLDGNRIASLPDELGQLVRLERLSISDNILTCLPETIGSLRNLSLLNVSNNKLKTLPESIGSCFSLEELQANDNLIEDLPASVCNLIHLKSLSLNNNSVGQIPPNLLKDCKALQSISLHDNPISMDQFQQMEGFQEFEGRRKRKFDKQIDSNVMIGSKGLDEGVDL; encoded by the exons ATGGGTTGCTGTGCAAGCCAAAACGTGGATTCTAAAGCTTCTAGGATTGCCCGCTGGCGATCTACCGGCATTGTTGCTTTTCGCGACGCTAAATTGAAG GCTTTTCCTGACGAGGTTCTTGATCTTGACAAAGCGGTCCGCACCCTTGATTTAACACACAATAAATTGG TTGACATTCCAATGGAGATCAGCAAATTGATAAACCTGCAACGCCTG GTTTTAGCTGATAATCTTGTTGAGCGATTGCCAATGAATTTGGGGAAACTGCAGTCACTAAAAGTTATGACTCTTGATGGGAATCGAATTGCTTCCTTACCTGATGAAT TGGGTCAGCTGGTGAGGCTTGAGAGGCTTTCCATCTCAGATAACATTCTAACATGCTTGCCTGAGACGATTGGGAGTTTGCGCAAT TTATCACTTTTAAATGTGTCAAATAACAAGTTAAAGACTCTTCCAGAATCAATTGGGAGTTGTTTCTCTCTAGAAGAATTACAAGCAAATG ATAATCTCATTGAAGATCTTCCTGCATCTGTTTGCAATCTCATTCACTTGAAGTCGCTTTCCCTGAACAATAATAGTGTGGGCCAG ATTCCTCCAAATCTTTTGAAAGACTGTAAGGCTCTCCAGAGTATTTCTTTGCATGATAATCCAATTTCTATGGATCAATTTCAGCAG ATGGAAGGATTTCAAGAATTTGAAGGCAGAAGGAAGAGGAAGTTTGACAAACAAATAGATTCAAACGTAATGATTGGTTCAAAAGGCCTTGATGAGGGTGTTGATCTATGA
- the LOC7475625 gene encoding D-aminoacyl-tRNA deacylase: MVILLVATTSDPASIGPASALLAMPGWHAGPSLQDAVSFVNKEVRLIKVDNSLVKEDHLDKRWEEATGELVDEIIFLSKHAASSSRPALTVHPIGTPHISEGEVLVAGGKPGWAAPPNPRIGPWLRLLRTIAESQKLTPEFEVTLEATHHGPLTNSPTMFVEIGSTEEYWRRQDAAQAIALLVWEGLGLGGGIAEGDWGRNGGSNKILLGIGGGHYVPRHMDIVLKDGVWVGHLLSGYSLPMEDPGQSKTQLNTEAVHGTWRESIKVAFEATKSAFPGGEILAHLDHKSFKSWQRTAVTTFLVEQNIKIGKASDFS, encoded by the exons atgGTGATCCTGTTGGTGGCGACCACCTCAGATCCGGCATCCATAGGCCCAGCCTCGGCTCTTCTAGCCATGCCCGGTTGGCACGCTGGCCCCTCCTTGCAG GATGCCGTAAGTTTTGTAAACAAGGAAGTGAGGCTAATAAAAGTGGATAACAGTCTTGTTAAGGAGGATCACTTAGATAAACGTTGGGAGGAGGCAACCGGCGAGTTAGTCGATGAGATCATTTTTCTTAGCAAGCATGCTGCTTCTTCTAGTCGGCCAGCTCTTACGGTCCATCCAATTG GTACTCCACATATTAGTGAAGGAGAGGTTCTTGTTGCTGGTGGGAAGCCAGGATGGGCAGCACCTCCAAATCCTCGGATAGGACCATGGTTGAGGCTCTTGAGGACTATTGCTGAATCACAAAAACTAACTCCTGAATTCGAG GTTACATTAGAAGCCACACATCATGGGCCATTAACTAATTCGCCAACCATGTTTGTGGAGATTG GTAGCACAGAAGAATACTGGAGGAGGCAGGATGCTGCACAGGCCATTGCATTG TTAGTCTGGGAAGGATTGGGTCTTGGAGGAGGAATTGCTGAGGGAGACTGGGGCAG GAATGGTGGTAGCAACAAAATCCTTCTTGGAATAGGTGGCGGGCATTATGTGCCCCGGCACATGGACATTGTTCT AAAAGATGGTGTTTGGGTAGGCCATTTGCTTTCTGGATACTCCTTGCCGATGGAAGATCCTGGTCAATCAAAAACACAACTAAATACTGAGGCTGTGCACGGAACTTGGAGAGAATCAATCAAAGTTGCATTTGAAGCTACCAAATCAGCTTTCCCTGGGGGAGAAATTCTAGCACATCTTGATCACAA GAGTTTCAAGAGCTGGCAGAGGACTGCCGTCACAACTTTCTTGGTGGAGCAGAACATAAAGATTGGGAAAGCCAGTGACTTTTCTTAA